One Hordeum vulgare subsp. vulgare chromosome 4H, MorexV3_pseudomolecules_assembly, whole genome shotgun sequence DNA window includes the following coding sequences:
- the LOC123450643 gene encoding serine/arginine-rich splicing factor SR45a-like, whose product TITDLEPPSPPQAKRRRGRTPTPGRYLGSKSSRRRRYSRSRSPVRRDRYGSRYPPELERSYSPYRRGRSYSRHDRHRSYSPYGRRPSYSPYERRPSYSPYGRRRSYSPSDRSESPYHRRRSYSPYDRRHSPRYGHRHRSRSPYSYRRRRSCSHDRYVSAYYSRRYSPRNRRRSYSRSVSPRRSYSRSCSLASEESRSCSPQKGYAESKASRSRSPAIAKRRSRESYAHSRSSCSRSVSRERSTSSST is encoded by the exons ACAATTACTGATTTGGAGCCCCCTTCTCCACCACAGGCAAAGAGAAGACGAGGTCGAACCCCAACACCGGGAAGGTACCTTGGCAGCAAATCATCGCGTC GAAGGAGGTATTCCCGAAGCAGGTCACCTGTTAGGAGAGACCGTTACGGCTCACGCTACCCGCCCGAGCTAGAACGTTCTTATTCTCCTTATCGCAGAGGACGATCATACTCTCGTCATGACAGGCATAGATCATACTCCCCCTATGGAAGGAGGCCATCCTACTCCCCCTATGAAAGGAGGCCATCCTACTCTCCCTATGGCAGAAGGAGATCATACTCTCCTTCCGACAGGTCGGAGTCTCCCTACCACAGGCGTAGATCCTACTCACCCTACGACAGGCGTCACTCACCCCGCTATGGTCATCGCCACCGTTCAAGATCCCCATACAGTTACAGAAGGCGGAGGTCATGCTCCCATGACCGTTATGTTTCAGCATACTACAGCAGGCGCTATTCTCCAAGGAACAGAAGACGGAGTTACTCTCGCAGCGTATCACCACGCAGGAGCTACTCCCGTAGCTGCTCCCTGGCGTCAGAAGAATCAAGGAGCTGTTCTCCGCAGAAAGGATATGCTGAAAGCAAGGCATCGCGCAGCAGGTCACCTGCGATTGCGAAGAGGCGTTCTAGAGAAAGCTATGCGCACAGCCGCAGTTCATGCTCGAGGTCCGTCTCCAGGGagcgctcaacctcatcaagcacCTGA
- the LOC123450642 gene encoding serine/arginine-rich splicing factor SR45a-like, with amino-acid sequence MPPLCAGGRSYDDAMAYGVGTYARRQRRRRRQRLERPRSGDESKMSYSRYRSRSRSVDSSDVENPGNNLFVTGLSSRLTDRDLEKHFSTEGEVIDASIVLDPWTRESRGFGFVTMANLKEAERCIKYLDSSVLEGRVITVEKILLTAAG; translated from the exons ATGCCGCCGTTGTGCGCGGGTGGTCGGAGCTACGACGACGCCATGGCATACGGCGTGGGGACCTAcgc ACGGAGGCAGAGGCGAAGACGAAGACAGAGACTCGAGAGGCCTCGCAGCGGCGACGAATCAAAG ATGTCGTATTCGAGGTACAGGAGTCGTTCAAG GAGTGTGGACTCGAGTGATGTTGAGAACCCTGGGAACAATCTCTTTGTGACTGGTTTATCATCTCGTCTAACTGATCGAGATCTGGAGAAGCATTTCTCTACAGAGGGAGAG GTGATTGATGCAAGTATTGTACTTGATCCATGGACAAGGGAATCACGGGGATTTGGATTTGTTACCATGGCCAATCTTAAGGAGGCAGAACGCTGCATCAAATATCTCGACAGTTCAGTGCTGGAAGGTCGTGTCATTACTGTTGAGAAG attttgttgaCAGCAGCAGGTTGA
- the LOC123449070 gene encoding coronatine-insensitive protein homolog 2 yields the protein MSGDERHLGRTMSFGIPDVALGLVMGCVEDPWDRDAISLVCRHWCKVDALSRKHVTIAMAYSTTPDRLFRRFPCLESLKLKAKPRAAMFNLIPEDWGGYASPWIRELSASFQFLKVLHLRRMIVSNDDLAVLVRAKAHMLVSLKLDRCSGFSTPSLALVARRCKKLETLFLEESSVAEKENDEWLRELATSNTVLETLNFFLTDLRASPAHLLLLVRNCRRLKTLKISDCFMSDLVDLFRTAETLQDFAGGSFDDQDQGGNYANYYFPPSVQRLSLLYMGTNEMQILFPYGATLKKLDLQFTFLTTEDHCQLVQRCPNLEVLEVRDVIGDRGLEVVAQTCKKLHRLRVERGDDDQGGLEDEQGRVTQVGLMAVAQGCPDLEYWAVHVSDITNVALEAIGTFSKNLNDFRLVLLDREVHIADLPLDNGVRALLRGCTKLRRFAFYVRPGALSDIGLNYVGEFSKTVRYMLLGNVGGSDDGLLAFARGCPSLQKLELRSCCFSERTLAVAALQLKSLRYLWVQGYKASSTGTDLMAMVRPFWNIEFIAPNQSEPCPEGQAQVLAYYSLAGARTDCPMSVIPLYPSVGS from the exons ATGAGCGGCGACGAGCGGCACCTGGGGAGGACCATGAGCTTCGGGATCCCGGACGTGGCGCTGGGGCTCGTCATGGGGTGCGTGGAGGACCCCTGGGACCGCGACGCCATCTCGCTCGTCTGCCGCCACTGGTGCAAGGTCGACGCGCTCAGCCGCAAGCACGTCACCATCGCCATGGCCTACTCCACCACCCCCGACCGCCTCTTCCGCCGCTTCCCCTGCCTCGAGTCGCTCAAGCTCAAGGCCAAGCCCCGCGCCGCCATGTTCAACCTCATCCCCGAGGACTGGGGCGGCTACGCCTCGCCCTGGATCCGCGAGCTCTCCGCCTCCTTCCAGTTCCTCAAGGTGCTGCATCTCCGCCGGATGATTGTCTCCAACGACGACCTCGCAGTGCTCGTGCGCGCCAAGGCCCACATGCTCGTATCCCTCAAGCTTGACCGCTGCTCCGGCTTCTCTACGCCTTCCCTTGCTCTCGTCGCCCGCCGCTGCAA GAAACTGGAAACGTTGTTTCTTGAAGAAAGCTCCGTTGCTGAGAAAGAAAATGATGAATGGCTCCGCGAGCTTGCTACCAGCAATACTGTCCTTGAGACGCTGAATTTCTTTCTGACAGATCTCAGGGCATCCCCTGCACATCTTCTCCTCCTTGTGCGAAATTGCCGAAGGCTGAAAACACTCAAGATTAGCGACTGTTTCATGTCTGACCTGGTCGACTTGTTCCGCACAGCAGAAACACTACAAGACTTTGCTGGTGGTTCCTTCGATGATCAAGATCAAGGTGGCAATTATGCTAACTACTATTTCCCTCCTTCGGTACAGCGCTTGAGTTTGCTCTACATGGGAACAAATGAGATGCAGATATTATTTCCATATGGCGCCACACTCAAGAAGTTAGACCTTCAGTTTACATTCCTTACTACAGAGGATCACTGTCAATTAGTCCAGCGCTGCCCAAATCTAGAAGTTCTGGAG GTGAGGGATGTGATAGGAGATCGAGGGTTAGAAGTTGTTGCACAGACCTGCAAGAAATTACATCGACTCAGAGTCGAGAGAGGAGACGATGATCAAGGAGGTCTCGAGGACGAACAAGGTAGAGTGACACAAGTAGGATTGATGGCTGTAGCTCAAGGCTGTCCTGATTTGGAGTACTGGGCAGTACATGTGTCTGACATTACAAATGTAGCTCTTGAGGCCATTGGTACGTTCAGCAAAAACCTGAACGATTTCCGACTTGTCCTGCTTGATAGAGAGGTGCATATAGCTGACCTGCCACTTGACAACGGGGTTCGGGCTTTGCTGAGAGGTTGCACCAAACTCCGGAGGTTTGCATTTTATGTGAGACCTGGAGCTCTATCAGATATTGGCCTTAACTATGTTGGTGAATTTAGCAAGACCGTCCGCTACATGTTGCTTGGTAATGTCGGGGGATCTGATGATGGGCTGCTGGCATTCGCACGAGGATGCCCAAGCTTGCAGAAATTGGAGCTAAGGAGTTGCTGCTTTAGTGAACGTACATTGGCAGTTGCGGCCTTACAGCTGAAGTCACTCAGATATCTATGGGTGCAGGGATACAAGGCATCTTCTACTGGCACCGATCTCATGGCAATGGTACGCCCCTTCTGGAACATTGAGTTTATTGCGCCAAATCAAAGTGAGCCTTGCCCAGAGGGTCAGGCACAGGTTCTGGCGTACTACTCTCTAGCTGGGGCAAGGACAGATTGTCCCATGTCAGTAATTCCCCTCTATCCGTCAGTCGGAAGCTAA